Proteins co-encoded in one Halococcoides cellulosivorans genomic window:
- a CDS encoding inorganic phosphate transporter translates to MVEALIVVGLAVAVFVGFNIGGSSTGVAFGPSVGSQIVRKTTAAALFTAFAFVGAWTVGRNVITTMSSEIVDKAAFTPTASVGVLLFTGLALLISNLYGVPASTSMTAVGAIVGLGLATGTLKAAEMFTILSAWIVAPLIALAIGAVVGRYLYPYLDALFAFGRLSDPIVGIDRSGTIPRPRISADVPPRDLLGSLLVVAIGCYMGFSAGTSNAANAVAPLVGNGALNEGPLILLAVGAIGLGGFTIARRTLATIGNDITDLPILAALVVSTVGATIITVLSWQGIPASLAVSTTSCIIGLGWGRSSRVQTLTELASPAEPGPGPSIGALADPPTDDPETPASPTVGELADDGIPDPHELRVPAADVTPIGEPPAAARSAESLFDPAATARIVTLWILSPVLAVVSSYLLFALVL, encoded by the coding sequence ATGGTCGAAGCACTCATCGTCGTCGGACTAGCCGTCGCCGTCTTCGTCGGGTTCAACATCGGGGGCTCCTCGACGGGCGTCGCGTTCGGCCCGTCGGTCGGGAGTCAGATCGTTCGGAAGACGACCGCCGCGGCGCTCTTTACGGCCTTCGCGTTCGTCGGCGCGTGGACGGTCGGACGGAACGTCATCACCACGATGAGCAGCGAAATCGTCGACAAAGCAGCGTTCACGCCGACGGCGAGCGTCGGTGTCCTCCTCTTTACCGGGCTGGCACTGCTGATCTCGAATCTCTACGGCGTCCCCGCCTCGACGTCGATGACCGCCGTCGGCGCGATCGTCGGCCTGGGACTCGCGACCGGGACGCTCAAAGCCGCGGAGATGTTCACGATCCTCTCGGCGTGGATCGTCGCCCCGCTGATCGCGCTGGCCATCGGGGCGGTCGTCGGCCGGTATCTCTACCCGTATCTCGACGCGCTGTTCGCGTTCGGGCGGCTGAGCGACCCGATCGTCGGCATCGATCGCTCGGGGACGATCCCACGGCCCAGGATCTCGGCGGACGTCCCACCGCGTGACCTGCTAGGATCGCTGCTGGTCGTCGCGATCGGCTGTTATATGGGCTTCAGCGCGGGCACGTCGAACGCCGCGAACGCGGTCGCGCCGCTGGTCGGCAACGGCGCGCTCAACGAGGGACCCCTCATCCTGCTGGCGGTCGGGGCGATCGGCCTCGGTGGGTTCACCATCGCGCGCCGAACGCTCGCGACGATCGGCAACGACATCACTGACCTCCCGATCCTCGCGGCGCTCGTGGTCTCGACGGTGGGTGCGACGATCATCACCGTGCTCTCCTGGCAGGGGATTCCCGCCAGCCTCGCCGTGAGCACGACCAGTTGTATCATCGGCCTGGGCTGGGGGCGGTCGAGTCGCGTCCAGACGCTGACCGAACTCGCGTCGCCGGCGGAACCGGGGCCCGGCCCCTCGATCGGCGCGCTCGCCGATCCGCCGACCGACGATCCGGAGACCCCCGCGAGTCCGACGGTCGGAGAATTGGCCGACGATGGGATCCCCGATCCACACGAACTGCGCGTCCCCGCCGCGGACGTGACCCCGATCGGTGAGCCACCCGCGGCAGCGCGTTCCGCCGAGAGCCTGTTCGATCCCGCGGCGACCGCGCGGATCGTCACGCTCTGGATTCTCTCGCCCGTCCTCGCGGTCGTCTCGTCGTATCTGCTCTTCGCGCTGGTGCTGTAG
- a CDS encoding KEOPS complex subunit Pcc1, whose amino-acid sequence MTDSAVVRVEYDDADRARRVERALAPEIDAIDADRTAAILDRDGATLEISIEATDPVALRAGANSWLGLLEVAERVAVD is encoded by the coding sequence GTGACCGATTCTGCCGTCGTCCGGGTGGAGTACGACGACGCCGACCGCGCGCGACGCGTCGAGCGTGCGCTCGCCCCCGAAATCGACGCGATCGACGCCGATCGCACGGCGGCGATCCTCGACCGCGACGGTGCGACGCTCGAAATCTCGATCGAGGCGACCGATCCCGTCGCGCTCCGGGCGGGGGCGAACTCCTGGCTCGGCCTGCTGGAGGTCGCGGAACGGGTCGCGGTCGACTGA
- a CDS encoding DNA-directed RNA polymerase subunit P, protein MSYKCSRCKRDVELDSYGGVRCPYCGHRILLKERAPDVKEVDVE, encoded by the coding sequence ATGTCCTACAAGTGTTCGCGCTGTAAGCGCGACGTGGAACTCGACTCGTACGGCGGCGTCCGGTGTCCGTACTGCGGGCATCGCATCCTCCTGAAAGAGCGCGCGCCCGACGTGAAAGAAGTCGACGTGGAATAG
- a CDS encoding FAD-binding and (Fe-S)-binding domain-containing protein — MGTKDRVGPSVPGEPTLDTRAEYDYQGGAVHRPGLVADLTDRIEGDVRFDEYSRQLYATDASAYEVMPVGVVFPRTTDDVASIQRYCAEREIPVLPRGGGTSLAGQTVNEAVVLDFTRYMDDVLSTDPEGQTARVQAGTYIGDMNAEFASEGLKFAPDPAYGDKSAVAGAIGNNSTGSHSLKYGKTDAYVESCEVVLADGTVTEFGEVDVDRLREDGDPDGDLEAQIYAEVARIIDEDSDLVEERFPDLKRNVSGYNLDRLIEEAETGTVNLARLLAGSEGTLATITEAEVSLEPVPETKSLALLAYPDLIAAMEDVAPILEHDPSAVEVLDDTLLDLAGDTEEFGPLVDAIVPEGTGAMLLVEFYADTDDEGRQKVADLIADRLDDGTSELEPSADRTTTDAAINAFDAQEAHGDDERSRFWKLRKSGNPILLGRTTDAKHASFIEDTAVPPENLPEYVADFQDLLEDVGTFAAFYAHAGPGCLHIRPLVNTKTTEGLAQFEEIAERATDLVVEYGGSVSGEHGDGRARTPFNRKLYGDDLWDTFQGLKTAFDPDWLLNPGNVCGDHDMTEHLRFDPDYEFDLGLEPTLEWDNENGMQGMVELCHGCGGCRGPQETTGGVMCPTFRATEEEITATRGRANMLRQAMSGDLPADPTSEEFLDEVLDLCIGCKGCAKDCPSEVDLAKLKAEVKHEHHERDGPSLRDRVFANVDRLFPIASLTAPVSNWAQELPGTGLIAEKVLGVARERSFPTFHRETFVDWFASYDQPVGPDAEHRALVFPDTYTNYNHPEAGKAAVRVLNAAGVHVEVPSDVKDSGRAAHSKGFLDKVAEHARHNVDVLAPRVAEGNDVVVVEPSEAVMFQTDYLDALSGDDVERVAANTYGVLEYLDVNDLDTGIAFDAPAESITYHGHCHQKSTSRAHHAASVMRTAGYEVDNLDSTCCGMAGSFGYEAEHYSLSRAIGSLLMDQIRDSPGEVTVASGASCRGQLDSFLGSEPPHPIQKVHEALAE; from the coding sequence ATGGGAACGAAGGATCGTGTCGGGCCGTCGGTCCCGGGGGAACCGACGCTCGACACCCGCGCCGAGTACGACTATCAGGGTGGAGCGGTCCACCGACCGGGGCTGGTCGCAGACCTCACGGATCGAATCGAAGGCGACGTCCGGTTCGACGAGTACTCGCGGCAGTTGTACGCCACCGACGCCAGCGCCTACGAGGTCATGCCCGTCGGGGTCGTCTTCCCGCGCACGACCGACGACGTGGCCTCGATCCAGCGGTACTGTGCCGAACGCGAGATTCCCGTGCTCCCGCGTGGCGGCGGCACGAGTCTCGCCGGCCAGACCGTCAACGAGGCCGTCGTCCTGGATTTCACGCGCTACATGGACGACGTGCTCAGCACCGACCCGGAGGGCCAGACCGCCCGCGTCCAGGCCGGGACCTACATCGGCGACATGAACGCCGAGTTCGCTTCCGAGGGCCTGAAGTTCGCGCCCGACCCCGCCTACGGCGACAAGAGCGCCGTCGCGGGCGCGATCGGGAACAACTCCACGGGGTCGCACTCGCTGAAGTACGGCAAGACCGACGCCTACGTCGAATCGTGTGAGGTCGTCCTCGCGGACGGCACCGTCACGGAGTTCGGCGAGGTGGACGTCGACCGGCTCCGCGAGGACGGCGATCCCGATGGCGATCTGGAAGCGCAGATCTACGCCGAGGTCGCCCGGATTATCGACGAGGACAGCGATCTCGTCGAAGAGCGGTTCCCCGACCTGAAACGCAACGTTTCGGGGTACAATCTCGATCGGCTGATCGAAGAGGCGGAGACGGGGACGGTCAACCTCGCACGCTTGCTCGCGGGCAGCGAGGGGACGCTCGCGACGATCACCGAAGCGGAGGTCAGCCTCGAACCCGTCCCGGAGACGAAATCACTCGCGCTGCTGGCCTATCCCGATCTGATCGCCGCGATGGAAGACGTCGCGCCGATCTTGGAGCACGACCCCTCGGCGGTCGAGGTGCTCGACGACACGCTGCTCGATCTCGCGGGCGACACCGAGGAGTTCGGGCCGCTGGTCGACGCGATCGTCCCCGAGGGGACGGGCGCAATGCTGCTCGTCGAGTTCTACGCCGACACCGACGACGAGGGTCGCCAGAAGGTCGCGGACCTGATTGCCGATCGGCTGGACGATGGCACGAGCGAACTGGAGCCGAGTGCGGATCGGACGACGACCGACGCCGCGATCAACGCGTTCGACGCCCAGGAGGCCCACGGCGACGACGAACGCTCGCGGTTCTGGAAGCTCCGCAAGAGCGGGAATCCAATCCTCCTCGGGCGGACGACCGACGCCAAACACGCGAGTTTCATCGAGGACACCGCCGTCCCGCCCGAGAACCTCCCCGAGTACGTCGCCGACTTCCAGGATCTCCTGGAGGACGTCGGCACGTTCGCGGCCTTCTACGCCCACGCCGGCCCGGGCTGTCTGCACATCCGCCCGCTGGTGAACACGAAGACCACCGAGGGGCTCGCCCAGTTCGAGGAAATCGCCGAGCGCGCGACCGATCTCGTCGTCGAGTACGGCGGCAGTGTCTCCGGCGAGCACGGCGACGGCCGCGCCCGGACGCCCTTTAACCGGAAGCTGTACGGTGACGACCTCTGGGACACCTTCCAGGGGTTGAAGACGGCGTTCGACCCCGACTGGCTGCTCAACCCGGGCAACGTCTGTGGCGACCACGACATGACCGAGCACCTCCGGTTCGATCCGGACTACGAGTTCGATCTCGGGCTGGAGCCGACGCTCGAATGGGACAACGAGAACGGCATGCAGGGCATGGTCGAACTCTGTCACGGCTGTGGTGGCTGTCGTGGCCCCCAGGAGACCACGGGCGGCGTGATGTGTCCGACCTTCCGCGCGACCGAAGAGGAGATCACGGCGACGCGGGGCCGGGCGAACATGCTCCGGCAGGCGATGAGCGGCGATCTGCCCGCCGATCCCACCAGCGAGGAGTTCCTCGACGAAGTCCTCGATCTCTGTATCGGCTGTAAGGGCTGTGCGAAAGACTGCCCGAGCGAGGTCGATCTCGCGAAGCTGAAAGCCGAAGTCAAACACGAACACCACGAGCGCGACGGGCCATCGCTGCGCGATCGGGTGTTCGCCAACGTCGATCGCCTGTTCCCGATCGCGAGTCTCACCGCACCCGTCTCGAACTGGGCGCAGGAACTCCCGGGGACGGGCCTGATCGCCGAGAAAGTCCTCGGGGTCGCTCGCGAGCGATCGTTCCCGACCTTCCACCGCGAGACGTTCGTCGACTGGTTCGCGAGCTACGACCAGCCAGTCGGGCCGGACGCCGAGCATCGGGCCCTGGTCTTCCCCGATACGTACACCAACTACAACCACCCCGAGGCCGGAAAGGCCGCCGTGCGTGTGCTCAACGCCGCCGGCGTCCACGTCGAGGTGCCCTCCGACGTGAAAGACTCGGGCCGGGCCGCCCACTCGAAGGGATTTCTCGACAAGGTCGCCGAGCACGCCCGCCACAACGTCGACGTGCTCGCCCCGCGGGTCGCAGAGGGCAACGATGTGGTCGTCGTCGAACCCAGCGAGGCCGTCATGTTCCAGACCGACTACCTCGACGCGCTCTCGGGCGACGACGTCGAACGCGTCGCCGCCAACACCTACGGCGTCCTGGAGTACCTCGACGTCAACGACCTGGATACGGGGATCGCCTTCGACGCGCCCGCGGAGTCGATCACCTACCACGGCCACTGCCACCAGAAATCCACGAGTCGCGCCCACCACGCCGCGAGCGTGATGCGCACCGCGGGCTACGAGGTGGACAACCTCGACAGCACCTGTTGTGGCATGGCCGGGAGTTTCGGCTACGAGGCCGAACACTACTCGCTGAGCCGTGCGATCGGGTCGCTATTGATGGATCAGATTCGCGACTCCCCTGGCGAGGTCACCGTCGCCTCGGGGGCGTCGTGTCGTGGGCAACTCGATAGCTTCCTGGGCAGCGAGCCGCCACATCCGATTCAGAAGGTCCACGAAGCGCTCGCGGAGTGA
- a CDS encoding YIP1 family protein, translating into MDRSEVVGWVLEPWRLVGADRPEELLWVAVVLVGVLSIVTAASVVAIGAAIAGTIDGPVPVDNPEHPPEWVCDGDSASAGDVWDCDAPETIDRDPQVIANEAVGGYVPFALAGPPLLWGLGTIVVFAGGRLAGGDPSGGGSAALAGWVSLGEFVRLAVALGALWYVLSGVTVSPDHPEAAIETYRTVLEPLRGPLGLVSLVVLAWQWAVLTRGLARDADISGGWAATVLGIPIGLIALFTFVP; encoded by the coding sequence ATGGATCGCAGCGAGGTCGTCGGGTGGGTTCTCGAACCGTGGCGACTGGTCGGCGCAGACCGCCCCGAGGAACTGCTCTGGGTCGCGGTCGTGCTCGTGGGCGTGCTCTCGATCGTGACCGCGGCCAGTGTAGTCGCGATCGGCGCAGCGATCGCAGGGACCATCGACGGTCCGGTCCCCGTCGACAATCCCGAGCACCCGCCGGAGTGGGTCTGTGACGGCGACAGCGCCTCGGCCGGGGACGTCTGGGACTGTGATGCCCCCGAGACGATCGATCGCGACCCGCAGGTGATCGCGAACGAGGCCGTCGGCGGGTACGTTCCGTTCGCCCTCGCTGGCCCGCCCCTGCTGTGGGGTCTGGGAACGATCGTCGTGTTTGCGGGCGGGCGACTCGCGGGCGGTGACCCCTCCGGCGGTGGCAGTGCTGCACTGGCCGGGTGGGTGTCGCTGGGCGAGTTCGTCCGGCTCGCGGTCGCTCTCGGCGCGCTCTGGTACGTCCTGAGCGGGGTGACGGTCTCACCGGACCACCCCGAGGCGGCGATCGAAACCTATCGGACGGTCCTCGAACCGCTCCGTGGGCCACTGGGACTCGTCTCGCTGGTCGTGCTCGCCTGGCAGTGGGCGGTGCTCACGCGAGGGCTCGCCCGTGACGCCGACATCTCGGGAGGTTGGGCGGCGACGGTCCTCGGGATCCCGATCGGACTGATCGCACTGTTCACGTTCGTCCCCTGA
- a CDS encoding Mut7-C RNAse domain-containing protein: protein MDEHRGDDAETPNDALDGPFLVDVMCGSLATILRMCGYDTAYALDRGIEADDALRALADDEGRALLTRDRDLGAGDGAVTLSATDTDAQLSQLAARGLDLGLPDVPRRCSACNGVLERVESGPTPDGVPDLDERPVWRCPDCSQFFWRGSHWDAVADRIAAITADRNA, encoded by the coding sequence ATGGACGAGCATCGAGGCGACGACGCCGAAACTCCGAACGACGCCCTCGACGGCCCGTTTCTGGTCGACGTGATGTGTGGCTCGCTCGCGACGATCCTGCGGATGTGTGGGTACGACACCGCGTACGCACTCGATCGCGGGATCGAGGCCGACGACGCGCTCCGCGCGCTGGCCGACGACGAGGGGCGAGCGCTACTCACCCGCGATCGCGATCTCGGCGCGGGCGACGGGGCGGTCACACTCTCCGCGACCGACACCGACGCCCAACTCTCCCAGCTCGCCGCCCGCGGGCTGGACCTGGGGCTGCCCGACGTACCGAGGCGCTGCAGTGCGTGTAACGGCGTGCTCGAACGCGTCGAATCGGGGCCGACGCCCGACGGCGTTCCGGACCTGGACGAACGGCCCGTCTGGCGGTGTCCGGACTGCAGCCAGTTCTTCTGGCGGGGCAGCCACTGGGACGCGGTCGCCGACCGAATCGCCGCGATCACCGCCGACCGGAACGCGTAG
- a CDS encoding ORC1-type DNA replication protein, translating into MTEDGDMLGWDESVFRDEHVLEIDYVPETFHHRDSQMESLKYALRPAVRGSRPLNVIARGPPGTGKTTAVQKLFGELRAETDVLVARVNCQVDATRYAVFSSLFEAVFDYEPPASGISFRELFEQITDHLVEEDAVLAVALDDVNYLAYENEISETLYSLLRAHESQTGARIGVIVISSDTDLELLDAVDERVQSVFRPEEVFFPPYDQPEIVDILDERVERGFQPDAVGPTVLDRVAELTADHDGDLRMGIDLLRRAGLNAEMAGRRTVASEDVDAAYETAKHVQLSRDVNALSDTERDLLGVIASEGGGHAGDVFEAFNDQTGLAYTRYAEVLNKLERVGLIDTQYTSVEGRGRTRMIELAYDADAVAERL; encoded by the coding sequence ATGACCGAGGACGGGGACATGCTGGGCTGGGACGAGTCGGTCTTTCGTGACGAGCACGTCCTGGAGATCGATTACGTCCCCGAGACGTTCCACCACCGCGACAGCCAGATGGAGTCGCTGAAGTACGCACTCCGGCCCGCCGTGCGTGGCTCGCGACCGCTGAACGTCATCGCGCGGGGCCCGCCGGGAACTGGCAAGACCACCGCCGTCCAGAAGCTGTTCGGTGAGTTGCGCGCCGAGACCGACGTCCTGGTCGCCCGCGTCAACTGCCAGGTCGACGCGACGCGGTATGCCGTCTTCTCCAGCCTGTTCGAGGCCGTCTTCGACTACGAACCGCCCGCGAGCGGGATCTCCTTTCGGGAGTTGTTCGAGCAGATCACCGACCACCTCGTCGAAGAGGACGCCGTGCTCGCGGTCGCGCTCGACGACGTGAACTATCTGGCCTACGAAAACGAGATCTCGGAGACGCTGTACTCGCTGTTGCGCGCCCACGAGTCCCAGACGGGCGCGCGCATCGGCGTCATCGTCATCTCCTCCGATACCGACCTCGAACTGCTGGACGCCGTCGACGAGCGCGTCCAGAGCGTGTTCCGCCCCGAAGAGGTCTTCTTCCCGCCGTACGACCAGCCCGAAATCGTCGACATCCTCGACGAGCGCGTCGAGCGTGGGTTCCAGCCAGACGCCGTCGGCCCGACGGTCCTCGACCGGGTCGCGGAACTCACCGCCGACCACGACGGCGACCTCCGGATGGGGATCGACCTCCTTCGGCGGGCCGGGCTGAACGCCGAGATGGCGGGCCGGCGCACGGTCGCGAGCGAGGACGTGGACGCCGCCTACGAGACCGCCAAGCACGTTCAGCTCTCCCGGGACGTCAACGCGCTCAGCGACACCGAGCGCGACCTGCTCGGCGTGATCGCCAGCGAGGGCGGTGGGCACGCCGGCGACGTCTTCGAGGCGTTCAACGACCAAACCGGGCTCGCCTATACCCGGTACGCCGAGGTGTTGAACAAACTCGAACGGGTCGGCTTGATCGACACGCAGTATACGAGCGTCGAGGGCCGCGGGCGCACCCGGATGATCGAGTTGGCCTACGACGCCGACGCCGTCGCAGAGCGGTTGTAG
- a CDS encoding DUF5787 family protein, whose translation MDADSEFEFELAVCRWAERSWDADGPVLVGRQVGTRHRRFDTVIVECDREGLRRRALFGPDRIDDDLLDVIPHAPAEWAWYQDALPDPGYPWRYVRETIHRADDRGILDVRKRGNRLQIRRRWRYPDWVARIVAIENKPDLDASAADRLAAQLEFDVALALADEVWVATERAGERVPRALLEDFPVEAGVLVVERRPDAAVETVWQPRTLTDRRPGIRILDRGGDRHATRFEYADADWTARRRQVIAERVYERGWRSYLDGLRPDCRNFECVSVERGVGPHCDAYDRTPTPSQCRGACPEFTPEPPTWRTRDWPIDGGPGRGVRRVLDAQRRRERPGLEE comes from the coding sequence GTGGACGCCGATTCGGAGTTCGAGTTCGAACTCGCGGTCTGCCGGTGGGCCGAGCGGTCCTGGGACGCCGACGGGCCGGTCCTCGTCGGTCGCCAGGTCGGCACCCGCCACCGCCGGTTCGACACCGTGATCGTCGAGTGCGATCGTGAGGGCCTGCGCCGGCGCGCGCTGTTCGGCCCCGACCGGATCGACGACGACCTGCTCGACGTGATCCCGCACGCGCCCGCCGAGTGGGCGTGGTACCAGGACGCACTCCCCGATCCGGGCTATCCCTGGCGGTACGTCCGCGAGACGATTCATCGCGCGGACGACCGGGGGATCCTCGACGTGCGCAAGCGCGGGAATCGCCTCCAGATTCGCCGTCGCTGGCGGTACCCCGACTGGGTCGCACGCATCGTCGCGATCGAGAACAAACCCGATCTGGATGCGAGCGCCGCGGATCGTCTGGCCGCACAACTCGAATTCGACGTCGCGCTCGCGCTCGCCGACGAGGTCTGGGTCGCGACCGAGCGGGCGGGCGAGCGCGTCCCGCGCGCGCTCCTGGAGGATTTCCCCGTCGAAGCTGGCGTGCTCGTCGTCGAACGACGGCCGGACGCCGCGGTCGAGACCGTCTGGCAGCCCCGCACGCTGACCGATCGCCGCCCGGGCATTCGGATTCTCGACCGCGGTGGCGACCGCCACGCGACCCGCTTCGAGTACGCCGATGCCGACTGGACGGCGCGTCGCCGCCAGGTGATCGCCGAGCGGGTGTACGAGCGTGGCTGGCGGTCGTATCTCGACGGCCTCCGACCCGACTGTCGAAACTTCGAGTGTGTCTCTGTCGAGCGTGGCGTCGGCCCGCACTGTGACGCCTACGATCGGACGCCGACACCGAGTCAGTGTCGCGGCGCGTGTCCCGAGTTCACGCCCGAACCCCCGACCTGGCGCACGCGAGACTGGCCCATCGACGGCGGGCCGGGGCGTGGCGTCCGGCGCGTGCTCGACGCCCAGCGCCGCCGCGAGCGACCCGGCCTGGAGGAGTGA
- the thiD gene encoding bifunctional hydroxymethylpyrimidine kinase/phosphomethylpyrimidine kinase, with amino-acid sequence MSIEPDPADRPVTLTIAGSDSGGGAGIQADLKTMEAVGAFATSAITNVTAQNTTGVDGVHPVPTDAIREQIAAVREDFDVRAVKTGMLGTDAVIETVRAAAGDCDPLVVDPVMIAASGDRLLDEEAEDAYEGLIGAATLVTPNCEEAHVLTGVEVTDDASAERAGAALRAMGADAALITGGHRGGETVRDVLVTAEGVETIVHPRVTTDATHGSGCSISSAIAARLAQGASLDRAVRDGVELLARAVRYHHSGGAGPGAVHHLAALRNQAERSGTVESAAGLYGRVADRASAALVATPFANDQDDIVAVGAGGPLTDPAAAILLGLRDRAPGLAAAVRVPDASGDWPSIDPDRSASDRRDAARSIVDESGQPDVLALDEDALVVGPDPAAVIDRLDAI; translated from the coding sequence ATGTCCATCGAACCGGATCCAGCCGATCGGCCGGTGACGCTCACGATCGCAGGGAGTGACTCGGGTGGTGGGGCCGGCATCCAGGCCGACCTGAAGACCATGGAGGCCGTCGGGGCGTTCGCCACCTCGGCAATCACGAACGTGACCGCCCAGAACACCACCGGCGTCGACGGCGTCCACCCGGTCCCGACCGACGCGATTCGCGAGCAGATCGCCGCCGTGCGCGAGGACTTCGACGTTCGGGCGGTCAAGACCGGGATGCTCGGGACCGACGCAGTGATCGAGACCGTCCGCGCGGCGGCCGGCGACTGTGACCCGCTGGTCGTCGACCCGGTGATGATCGCCGCCTCGGGCGACCGCCTGCTCGACGAGGAGGCCGAAGATGCCTACGAAGGACTGATCGGTGCGGCGACGCTCGTCACGCCAAATTGCGAGGAGGCACACGTTTTGACCGGCGTCGAGGTGACCGACGACGCGAGTGCCGAGCGGGCGGGCGCGGCGTTGCGAGCGATGGGGGCGGACGCCGCCCTGATCACCGGCGGGCACCGTGGTGGTGAGACCGTCCGTGACGTGCTGGTGACCGCCGAGGGAGTCGAGACGATCGTCCACCCGCGGGTGACCACCGACGCTACTCACGGCTCTGGCTGTTCGATCAGCAGCGCGATCGCCGCGCGCCTGGCCCAGGGCGCATCGCTCGATCGGGCCGTCCGCGACGGTGTCGAACTCCTCGCCCGCGCGGTGCGCTACCACCACTCGGGCGGCGCTGGCCCGGGCGCAGTCCATCACCTCGCGGCGCTGCGCAACCAGGCCGAACGATCGGGAACCGTCGAGTCCGCGGCCGGGTTGTACGGGCGCGTGGCCGACCGGGCGAGCGCGGCGCTGGTCGCGACGCCGTTCGCGAACGATCAGGACGATATCGTCGCAGTTGGAGCGGGCGGCCCTCTCACCGATCCCGCGGCTGCAATCCTGCTGGGATTGCGCGACCGCGCGCCCGGCCTCGCGGCAGCGGTGCGCGTGCCCGACGCGAGCGGCGACTGGCCGTCGATCGATCCCGACCGGTCTGCGAGCGACCGACGCGACGCCGCGCGGTCGATCGTCGACGAATCGGGCCAACCGGACGTCCTCGCGCTCGACGAGGACGCGCTCGTCGTCGGGCCCGATCCGGCCGCGGTGATCGATCGGTTGGACGCTATCTGA
- a CDS encoding DUF5797 family protein — translation MSDDALDRIEDLVALEPTKNAELADRWELAGGSEVHATLEGDLSEYYYRDEDSMIRATAAARERLRDAGRLAESDERAVEVSAFEAAVIEALPGPDERTQSVVATLQAVREAGRDPSVDEVRSALHRLESRGLARRERRLVPTFGLAIDPATLEIEIREE, via the coding sequence ATGAGCGACGACGCGCTCGACCGGATCGAGGACCTGGTCGCCCTCGAACCCACGAAGAACGCCGAACTGGCCGATCGCTGGGAACTCGCGGGCGGGAGCGAGGTGCATGCCACGCTCGAAGGTGACCTCTCGGAGTACTACTATCGTGACGAGGACTCGATGATCCGCGCGACTGCGGCCGCCCGCGAGCGATTGCGCGACGCCGGGCGACTCGCCGAGAGCGACGAACGCGCCGTCGAGGTGAGTGCGTTCGAAGCCGCGGTGATCGAGGCGCTCCCCGGGCCCGACGAGCGCACCCAGAGTGTGGTCGCGACGCTGCAAGCCGTTCGGGAGGCGGGGCGCGATCCGTCCGTCGACGAGGTGCGCTCTGCATTACACCGCCTGGAGAGTCGTGGCCTGGCGCGTCGCGAGCGTCGCCTCGTCCCGACGTTCGGCCTGGCGATCGATCCCGCGACCCTGGAGATCGAGATCCGCGAGGAGTGA
- a CDS encoding 50S ribosomal protein L37ae: MANASSGSAGRFGARYGRVARRRVDEIESEMNADHECPDCGDERVGRAGTGIWECDACGHRFTGGAYRPETPAGKTVGRSIRAALGEDED; this comes from the coding sequence ATGGCGAACGCAAGCTCCGGGAGCGCGGGCCGGTTCGGAGCCCGGTACGGCCGGGTCGCGCGCCGGCGGGTCGACGAGATCGAATCCGAGATGAACGCCGATCACGAGTGCCCCGACTGCGGTGACGAGCGCGTCGGTCGCGCTGGCACCGGGATCTGGGAGTGTGACGCCTGTGGGCACCGCTTTACCGGCGGTGCGTATCGCCCCGAGACCCCTGCCGGGAAGACCGTCGGGCGGTCGATCCGTGCGGCGCTTGGCGAAGACGAGGATTGA